The sequence AATGGGTACTAATCGGCTTGATCTGTATAATAGTCAAAGATCAaccgaagaagatcatcaacgTACATGAATCGCATGCTAGCTACCTGATGTCGTCCATCTCTACACCTTGGGAATTGGTGGAAACGAAGTATCAACGAGATGTTCAGGCCATGCAGCAACGTCAACAACGAGCCATGCAAGAACAGCAGCGACAATTGGCCATGAGACAACAATTGAtgcagcagcaacagcaagccgctcaacaagctcagcaagcccaacagcaacaagcTGCTCAgggtcaacctcaacaaccgCAACAGTCTGTTCCTCAGCCTGgccaaccccaacctcaagGCCAGCAACCTATACAGCCCACTCCTCAGCCTCAGAATCAACAGCCGCAAATGCGTCCTCCACCCAACGCACCTATCCGCATGGGACCTAATGGACAGCCTATGCCCAACATGGCACCTAGCCAACAACAACTGCTCAATGCGGTCGTAGCTGCCAACGCAGTGAACAGGCAGAATGTGAATGGTGTACCTGGACAAGGTAACGTTCGACCCAatgctcaacaacaaccgCAGCAAGGTCAACAAAATCATTCACCCCAGGTACAACAGCAAATGCAACTTCTCCAAGCACAGCAGATAGCAGCCCAGCAAGCGCAGTTACGTGCCGCccaacaagctcaacttcaagcccaagctcaagctcagggAAGGATGAGCGGTTCACCATACAATCAGCAGGGCACACCGTTACCCAACGGAGATCCCTCCATGACCTCTTCTCCAGCTATGAACCAGGCCTCCCCTCAGCAACGCGTACCATCTGGTCAGAACGTCCCTCAACACCTCAGAGTAGCCAGTGCGGGAAGTCAGGGATCGCCTCAGATGTCTAGTCCCGTCCCTGGACCAATGCCACAGCAGGGAGTACAGACCCCGCAGATCAATAATGCGGCGATGCAGCAGATCATAGCGCAGTTGGCGGCGAATGGACAACAGGCCAATCCTGAACAAATCAGagcgttgatgatgagaaatgtgagtttgcctctttcatatcagctgattccGATAGGGATAAGGTGTTGACGATCGTATGAATTGGTGAACTAGGCTCAGATGCAAGCTGCCGcacaagctcaagctcaggtCGCCGCTGCTCAAGGACAGGGTCAAGGTAATCCTGGAACACCTCAAATGGGTATGCAAGGAGTAGTGAGTATTGGGATCCAGCTTTCGTATGTGCCAGCAATTGCAAAGGTTCGAAGCTGATAGGAATTGATTGTACAGCAACATTTCGCCCGATCACCTAGTATCCAGAATAACCAGATCCAAGCTAGGAATAGTCCTAAACCcaatcagaatcaacaacaacagaaTCAAGGATAGGTTGCTGTAGGACTTGAGCGGGGATATGGATAGTTTTGATATGTTTCGAATTGGGTTTGGTTTTACGAGGGGACGAATGGCAGAGGAGTATCATATGATATGTTGTAATATGCATGAATCGACACGTTAATGAATGAACCGTGTTCTCCCCGTCCAACTGACCAGAATGCATTATTGATATCTATCCTTTCTCTGTGCGAAAAAGACGTTTATGGTTGAGCACTTTGCTGTTGCTCAAGTAACGGTTCGCTAATACTTCCAGTAGGTAATTCACCTCTAGCTTCTTTCTTCCATCTGCGTCGCCGGTACGTAAAAGTCAGCTATGACCACTTCTATAAAGGGAGAATTTGAGTgggatagctcaccttcttgatATTTGGGAATAACATGTCGGACAGATATGGTGTGTTAATTTGATGGAACCGCACGCCTCGCACAGCGAGAGATCTGCATTGTACATTGAAAGATCAGTACGACCTCTTGACTACCAGATGAAGATTCGTTCGTATCTCTATCTCCCCACGATACCTTTCAATGTAAAAGACTACTCACTAGTCCTATTTTTCAATCCCTTATTCGCACTCCTCATGCTCTTCCTACTATGCGaagtcttcttcttggggACACTGGCCCATACGATTGGTGGGATCAGCTCCAATATCGAttcgagggagaaggaaggtaagaTTGATCTCCAGGATGAGGTCGGTACAGCTGATTCGATAGGGGCTACGAGTGATACTGGGAGAGctggggatgaagaggacgaggatgatgcgATACAGGGGAGGGACCAGGAAGGTCTGGCGGAGTTGAGGAGTGGTCGGAGGGAGATAAGCGAAGAGCGGGTGGTGAGGGGTAGGGAGGCCATGCTGTCTGATGGAGCTATGATGGTGGCTCTGGGTCGTATAATTATGTCAATGGGATTGTGGACGAACGAGAAGAGCGAATGAAGCAGTTTCCGAAATCATGAGATTCATGCATATGCATTCATGCCAAAAGTTAAGAAACAGCGCCAACGGGAATTCCCGACAGCTGATGCTACTGTACAGTCGTAATCCCGGAATGTGGCACCAATCCATTCACTAAATTCATCAGACCTAAAATCATTCTCGAATTAGGATCTTACAAAGGGGGAAGAAAGCTGTGAATGCGAGCTACGTGTTTCCCAAATACTTTGCTTCGTATCTCCTTTGACTGGCATCTCCGTCTTTGGGAAGTCAGAAGCAAGTACTTGGAGGGCGATGCAGAGAATGCATCCCCACTCGCGTGGAACGAGCTGACGTGACATCATAAGAAGTGTTCGACCGATGTTGTCGGAAATCCTTTGAGTGCATCCTGATTCGATTGATCCCATCATGACGATATGTCGAGCGGGATCATCAGCTGCTGTGCTCACTAAATTCAGGAATTGTCGACGATGTGACCGGCAGGCTGATAAAGAGTGTTTTTGTTGATCTACTGTACTAACCTGTGGGGGATGACAAACGTTGCTGCCACGATAGTGAATTTGGTCCGAGTAAGGTGAATCAAACAAAATGACGCTGACGTAAGCTCACATGAACATGACGGACGATGAATTCAGCTTGTAAGGAATGGAAGTCAGATGCGGCCTGGGCTCGATGCATGAGCATTATCGTGACGAATCAAACATGACCATTATCAAATCAGTCCGCATAgtaatcatcatctcatcagtaCGACGTAATGGCTTAGTTTGTTTCAGAACAAACGTTTCTCCACCAGGTACCTCATTCGTTGTATGGACATTATGGATGCGACTCTGTGGTCCTTTGTGATTCAGTAGCCTTGTATGGTACAAAGATCGACAGCTCGGACCTGCGGCCTCGAGAAATCGGGCCTCGAGCGATGCCAACGGATCGATAGCTGATGTCACTGGGCCGTGAAGTATTGTGAAGTTGGTCCAGTCGTACGAGGTCGGTGTACCTTAAGGAGCATTGCAGGTCCTTTTGCGGCAGGTCGCCTTGCAACGTCATTTCTCGACCACGAACACtgaagaagaaacaactATCCCGGTCAGGGAACCTTCGGTCGAATCCTTCTTCCGATCGGACGAAGGTTTGCACAATCACGGTGTCCTTTCCCCACGGCTGTGCTCCGTATGAGACGACCACCATGTCATCTTTTCCTGGTGTTCTTTCCGCATAAGAAAAGTGCCCAAACACATTCCGAACCACAGGTTTTGTTTCGTCGTAAGCGTGTCTGTATCGGTGAATTCCCTCATCTCGGAAGTATAGGTAATCGCCTTGAACCATCACGTCGAAAGGATCTTCTTCCTGGGTCGACATACCTTCTACGATGATGTCAACAAATATATAAAAAGAGGAAGTAGGATACAGTACTATCGTATCAGAAGAACTCGATAAAAGACTAAGATCTGTAATATCAAGGGGAAGACCTGTCTGTCAGTGGGTGGCAATGAGGGAGATCAAAAGTTGAAATGGAGGGGGATACCCACCCTTTATATACACCTTGGAGCTAACACCCATTGCCACTGAAGTTTGAAGTTGATTTGGGACTGTGCGGACGAGACAACTAACTTGCTTAGAGAATCGTTGAGGCGGTGTTCCAGTGGGCCTTCCATGGGACACACCTTTGATCGAGCGAATCGCTTTACTAAGGCCACCTGTATCAATCAGTTGGGCCAAATGGGTTGGAACTTTTCCTTTATGCGATGTGCGTTCAACTATCTCTGCATAAGTATTGAGTCGTACAAAACGAGTTGTGACAAGGACCAAGCGGCTTCTGATTGTCTGCTGGACCGCATACGACGAGGTCAGGAGGATGTCGACTGGTGGCTTTCCGGGCTTGAAGGATGTCGTCTcatcttgatgatgttccCGCTGCTGTGGTTCAGTGCAAGTGTTTTATCCTATAGTTTGATTGCCATGCTGTGTGAAGAGGGGAAGTTTCATGTTATGCAACAGTGGCACGCGCGTCCTATCTTCACGGGTTGAATAATTCGGATCTATGTGTAAATCACATCAACGAATGACGTTCAATTTCCATGTAATTATCAAGGTGTTCGGTGTTGGGAGTGGGCCAGTCGAGCAGTGCAATCCCACAATATAACCGATCGGCCTCTCCATACTGTCTGTACATAACCTCAAAATGCGGTCGTTCAGCGGTCGTGACATCCGGATGCCTTTGTACGGATTGGATTGAAGGCAAATACTGACCGTCAAGTCTCACCAGACCGGTGTGCATCCTTTTGGTTTGAATCGCAAAGTAAGCAAGAGTTTCTGAGGAATTCTGGGTAGCTCATAAATAGCAATGACATGTCGCTTGCGCTCACATGAGATATGAGAAGACTGATTATCTATGTTGCTTAAGTATGTCTGACGAGAATCATAAGCGTTTGTCAAGTCGTCTGCATTGCTGTCCTCATTCTTACCCGAGGATTGAAGGCGTTCCTTGCGAGGCATCAATGCAAAGCACTCACGAcagctgacgtgagatcgTGGGGTTGCATACACGTAAGTCCCCTGTCCTCTGCCAGGATCTCTGACCTGTCGTCCTGGATGTAATCTTAGTATATACACTCATGGGTACATGCATGAGCGGTTGATATAATCAACAATCAATATGTGTAAAGGCGCAAAAAATCGGTCAAAAATACCAGCAGTACTATCATCTCCCCTTGTTTGATTCAAAGAAGTATTGGTCTACTGATGTACGTTGTGAGGGTTTGAGCACTCATTTGTCTTTACTGAGCTCATCTTCCTTAGCGCAAGGTACGTAGAACAGAATCTGTTCCTTTGCAGCCGGCCCACTGAAGTACTATGCAAAGCCGATACTTCCTTCGGGAAGTTCAATCCACGAGTGTTCAATCGTCGGATAATGGGGCCGAACTGGGATTTTGAAGTGAGATTATGGAGTGTGAAGAGTGTAAGGATCGAGAAGAGCAATCAGTGAAGAACGCGGCATTGTAGTTCTGTGTTTACTGGCCGTTCTCATCTACCTTACATTTTCTGCACAGCAATTGCACAGCCTTCCTTGACTTGCCTTCCAAGATGTTTCTTACAGAGAAAACAGATGGTCAGAAGCTGCAACATGGAAGGCGCCACAGTCCGTGTACGTGTCTCTTGACAGTTCATATGATCAATGGCAAGGATGTTGAGTgataatcatcatctgcattGTAGAGCATGTCAGTCTATGCTGGTTCAAATGTATCCTTTTAGCTACCCACACAATGAAAGGAGAAACGTTTCAGAGCCCTGAGCagatgtacag comes from Kwoniella bestiolae CBS 10118 chromosome 1, complete sequence and encodes:
- a CDS encoding mitochondrial 54S ribosomal protein bL32m, with amino-acid sequence MASLPLTTRSSLISLRPLLNSARPSWSLPCIASSSSSSSPALPVSLVAPIESAVPTSSWRSILPSFSLESILELIPPIVWASVPKKKTSHSRKSMRSANKGLKNRTNLSLCEACGSIKLTHHICPTCYSQISRRWKKEARGELPTGSISEPLLEQQQSAQP